Genomic window (Cyprinus carpio isolate SPL01 chromosome B7, ASM1834038v1, whole genome shotgun sequence):
GCCTATACTGCCCAGTGTCGCCCTGTAGGTAGGAAGAGGTGGTAAACTCAGCTGCAGCTGCTAAGCGAGGGACACATTCGAGAAAAGGAGTGTAAAGGGGAAGCATACATGGACAAATAATCCACAGCAACACAAACAGCACATGCAAGACTGTTACCTATTATTTTCTTTCCCACAGAATATTGGTTACGTGAAAGGGATTGTAACAATAGCTCTCATACAGACGTACAGCAACACAAGGACTAACAGAAACTCCATCCAAAATCTTTAATATTACAACGATCGCAGCAGCCGTCTACTATTTGTGTgctttgtattctatttgttgtGCTACATAACCCAGAGCTTCTATTCGAGTAAAATCAGCTCCTGCAGATAAAACAATGCAATGAACAGGAAAACCTCAAACTGACTGCCAGGCTGCATTTGATCACGTCTGGATGGTTGGATAAGTATAAATCTAAACATTAAGTGCTGCATATTAttccacacattcacacacacataaactacaCAGAGAGTAAGATTAAACATGTATCAGAAAAAGCATCTCTTTTGATACACTAATATACTGAGcaataccttttttctttttctgttttataaatgctTCATATTCAAGGTGATTAGTGTAGTATCTGCATATTACATGGCTTTTGAAACCCATTGTGACCAGGCAAAGTCTCAGTGTTATTACTTGCATTGCGTGGGCAGTGTGGCCCTTTTTACTAACTAAATACTATCCACAGTACTAATCGTTTAGGGAATACATtctgaactaaaaaataaaagtagtacTTTTTTTAATTGAGGCTTTTTTATCACTGTGGTGGTGGAGAATAACCACTTATTTTTATGTGACGTTTAATCAATGTGATTTTTGTAGTGCTGCAACAGATCAGCACAACTAgccaatatattatatatataataactctAACTACTCAACTCTACATAACATAAAACTGTCGCCTAAAGCAATACTACAAAAGCATTTTATCTGTAAACCTATTTACAGTCCAGTAGCTGGAAATGATATATAAGGATTCAAATTGACAATATATGGCATAATATTCTGAATATGTCAACTTTCACAAATCATATAGAGAATTGGTTatatgtagggctgcacaataatggTTAAATGGTTAATCACAGTTAAACTGTTTATTTctttgcttaatatatatatatatatatatatatatatatatatatatatatatatgttatatgtagtatatatatataatatttcatcagaaatattgCACTTTCacatgaacacaaaataagagaAAGTCAACTCACATGGTTTGCTCGCAGATTTAATTGcagcaaacagcaaaaacagCCGCTTTAAAGAAAGCAGACTGgttgtttttcacttttatttgagCATTGAATATCTCAATAGAATATCTCTAAACTCCAACCTACATGTCTGCCAGTGTTTTCAGCTCATCAGTGCtttttttataatctagagaGAGCATGTACATGGTTAGGAAGTTTAAGTGAACCATGTATCGAAAAAAATACTCTGATTGGGGTATTTAAACTCTTGAAATCTGGCAACAGCAACCATGAACGGAAACTTGTTACTGTAGTGCAAGATAATacaaatgctaaattaaatagAAAGCGGGCAAATATCCCAGGCGATTATGATTAATAAATCAAGAGAAGCAGAAATCATGATCACAATTAAAATACGActcatcgtgcagccctagttatATGTGAATCACATCATGTTTCCACAAATATGTTCAATTCTAATCCAACATCTAATAAGGTTGATGGAATGGAGTTATACCTGAGACCCTGTTTCATGGCGAAAAGACAAAGagatggaaaacatttttttttaaaaaaaggcgtGTGGTCCCCAAGCACAGGATTTCAGATGATTTGTTTTCTAATCTACATATCCTCTGCAAgcaattgttaaaaatattgtttaacctACTTTTTATGAGACGATTGGTTTGCCACACATGCCACACTCCTTGATTTTCCTCTACTTTTCTTTTGTGTACTCCACTATAACTGCGTACTGCATAAGAATAGGAGGATTCACAAAGTCTATGAACAGATCACGACACAAACTCCAAAGGATACACTATAATATTAGTATACATACATAACTGCTAGTTGGCTGTTGAGTGCTACTCTAAACAACATTGAAAGGTATTATTACAGTTTTGCATGGCTAAGTTTTCTTGAAGACAGGGATGGATCTATACTACTGGAGCCTACACTATGAGTCTGGCTACTATATcatagtaaatatatttctgacaGGTTAGTAAAAGAGTAGGATAGCTTATAATTCACAGAGACTGAAATGTGCTCACTTCCCTCCATAATGTAGTACAATTGGTTTAATTAGCACTATACTATGCAGTATTATATCAACAGAGGAAGTCTGAGGCACAAGGTATGGCTATAAGTGGACACAATTGGAGAGCAATAGTACGATACCAGAAAAGAGTTCGAGTTCACTGTGCACTACTCAGCAATTTATCTCATTATGTTGGCTACGTTAAAGAGATGACAAGCAAATAGACaagaaatataaatgttattctcttcattattttctttttaacatcacCAGCCACTtcagaatgaaaaaataattaaaaaacaaccacTGCATGATGCACAATCAAATATTGCCTTAACAATTGCAACTGCATCATTATATTGCCTCTGAGAAAAAGGTTCAGCTGGGATCGGTGTATCAGAATGTGTGCGAAAGACCCACTCTCAGACTGACTACGAATaattattcagaaaacaaaaaatcatagGGAGTTGACTGTACTTTCCACCTGAAAAATCCCTCTAAAAGTGTCAGAAGAGGGGGAATATGGCTGAAAGAGAACACTATGGAAAAGAGGGGAGGTTGAATAGGGAAAGAGTTTGACGTGAGTGCTGGTCTCACCCTCAGAGGCCTGGGGGGTTTTTACACTCACAGGGAATTGAGGAGGATTATTGATATTGGGCTGATAGCTGGAAATCTTTGGGGGGAAGTTTGAGGCCAAGGGAGTTGGTGCCCAGAGGGTCGATCATGTTCTTGTAGCGTTCCCCGCGGTGTTTCATCAGGAATGGACCCCAGTCGGGTTGAGGAGAGCACACCAACTTCAGACGCTGCAGAGAACGAGAAGGGGCATTTAAATTGCATGCTGGGTGCTTGGTTTGCCTCCTAGATActgattaatttattatgtttgtttgatttttttcaaaaatataatttaatagaatTACTGAAAAAGACTCACTTTGattcattattgttgttgtatacATTGTACATGTGTATACATGTTGTTTTATATCCATAAGATTTCGATAAATctttataataattatgcatgcaatTATCTTACCAGGgttatttattatagtaaaaataaaaataaaaccatcaaaagaatttttttcattacttgaaataaatattaactgaaataaaatacaatttctaaAAAATTCGAAGTTTCTAAAAAactaatttcagctagttgccaaggcaacatttcttgttTCCAATcagttaaactgaaataaaaatgaataaactatatagccaaaaaataaaaataaataaataaaatggacaaaaacagtacaattccTAAActgtttaaacaaaacatttaaaactaaaaactaattcaaaatattaataaaactataatagtatatcaatgaaattaaaataacactcaCACCACAGGACTAAgtacaatgaataaataatagcATAAGGTGAtaaaaaatgtgggaaaaaaaaaactagatattTACTTATTGAAAGACAATACTGAGCCATTTTTGATAACACAAATAGAAAACAACCCAAACATCTCTCCCTTACCTCAATTAATGATCCAGGCGCAATGTGCATCTTAATAACAAACATGATGGGAATCCATATGACAGAACAGATGACCATAAGCCAGCCGAGAACCATAGACCAGGTCGGATAAGTGTAATCCTCATATGTCATCACCTTCCACTGATACAGACTAAGTGCCAAGATAAACTAGAGAGACAGACGGGAGAGAAGAAGGGTCAGTGTCAGCACTAACCAAAAGTAATAGTATGGATGAATTTGTGCATGCAACGACATTAGATGTGCGTCAAGAATGGTCATATAAGGTAtaaggtgaaaatactgtgagaATAGTTGGTGTGACAAAGGCCCAGCAGATTCTCCAAAACTTGTTTGGTTGGAACCCAATCATCATCTCAATGTCCTCACAGAACCGCTGTAGTCCTGCACCACAAATACAGGAAGGAAGAAAGTCAACGGgcattaaaggggtggttgattgcgatttcacttttttaacgttagttagtgtgtaatgttgctgtttgagcataaacaatatctgcaaagttgcagcgctgaaagttcaatgcatacggagatataaaattattttaaaattctggcagttttatgcctacaaaaatggctggtaaGGGACTAGCAACGAGCATTTTCCCAGGTCCGTTacgtcacaaacccagataaaccccgcccccgggaacacgcaacaaagggggcgaggccatgatGTGAAAcccaatgttctaaagcagcgactctcaatcctgttcctcgcatcaccctgctctgcatctctctctctctctcattcagatcgtcagatcagctccaacaaactgttccatttatacacttattttcacatagcaatgagaagcGTCATACATGGACACGCATACAGTTggtgtgctgtattaaagctttaatcagaataaaaccgtatgttaaaagctaacagaagcagtagcatttacaaacaacagcgtatctaaaagtatgagacaacaacaaaaaaaaaacataccattaagagccttgcttgcacaggttctgcacgatccacttcattaatattctctgcaTCTCAATCGGGCACAAATTGCTAAGCAATATAGAGGgtgtcattgtttacaatacaaccggagcacattctgagcttgagggGCAGGATGTTCAGACGTGCTCTAGAggcagtttagccaatcacaacacactgagccagctgaccaatctaaGCCCATCACGTAATTCTGAGGGAGGGACTTCATAATAATAGGAAATAATCAAGGCGTCTGCCAGAGAAGGGACAGAttggtgtggaataaaggtaaattgtgtgaaaaataatgcgttttaaaaaaattaaaataaaataaaaacaaacaaaaacacagcatgaacacatgttagactgcatcccataaacacaatcaagcctagaagaaaaaaaacactcaaccacCCTTTTAagattttagcacttctggttccatcCTCCCTAAGTGAATGGGTTTTGTGAATAGTGTTTGGTTAAATGCACGAATTAAGATCTAtggttcacacacacaaatatgttttcacattTGTGGCTAAATGAGAATGGATTTAGTcagggacattaaacatcatcaggCTGAACAAGTAAACCCACCGACTCGCTATTCCACTTTCACAGCTTTTACCATTGATCAGCTATATATCTTATAAATTAATGTTACTAAACTAATCAAAACCTACAACTTAAAAAAAGGCTTAACAGGCTTAGCCTCCATTTTAGCTTGAAACTATTCATTGCTGCCTacttgtttgtttaattatttgtaattttctttttcattcccTTAAAATCTGATTCCTGCtgtgcactaaaataaataactggaGTAAGTCTAAAGATAAATTTTGTAAACTCACCATAGATGTACGAGATTCCAATCAGTTCGAATATGGCAATGATGACCAGAGAATAAGAGGCTGCAAAAGTGTCCACCAGCTGAAGCATGTACATACCACTCTGTGagtgaaatcacacacacacacacacacacacacacacacacacacacacacacacatgcacatttaaaataaaaataaatgagaccTAATCTAAAAATCACCCAGTGaatcactttaattaaaaaaacaaactaactaacaTTAATTCCAGACCTTTCCAATTATCTGCTTTAGGAATTCCATTTCAGTCTATTTACTTtcctatttacttttttattattattattgtttaccaGAGAGCTGCTTTAATTAAAGCGTGCTATTAAGGTAAAGTTCTTGCAGATGGGAATAAGAGTAAATGTCCTACCTCAGTGATCATGGGGAAACCCAGCACAAAAAAGGACAAACAGCAAACCAAAGTGAACAGAGGCTTGTGTTTGCGCAGGTACTTCGGGAACTCATCAGAAACAGATGTCACTATAGTTTCTATGGTGGCAAActagagaggaaaaaaatgaaagaatgaaagtgtgaatgaaaaacaatttagttatttgttgtattattattattattattattattattattattattatttactgtgaTAACattacaactaaaaaaataaataaaaaaactgtaaatcatacaATTTATGATTTCTATTACCATAGTATCTAAACCAAGCGTAAGCAGCATGAGGAAGAAGATGATGGCCCAGAATGGTGACAAGGGCAACCTAGTCAGAGCCTCTGGATAGACCACAAAAGCAATTCCTGGAcctaaacaaaaagagcatattTACAGACTAGACTGATCAAATGACTTTTAGGGGTGATGAAAGTGAAAACAATGACGATGTGGTGAGTTTTGTATATttagagaaacaaaaaacagcaaccaAACATCTGATCTATAGATAATCATAGCTTACCAGccacaaacacatgcattcataCAACATACCTTCATCTGCCACACTCTCAATTGGGACTTTGAGCTCATGAGCCATGAAGCCAATaactgaaaaaatgacaaaaccagcAAATATACTTGTGGCACTGTTAGTACACGTCACAATGAGAGTATCCCTGAAAAACAAAGAGACAGAGCGCATTGTGTAATCTTACATCATTAATAATCAACTATAATGCATACTTTGAGCAGATGTGACTACTGAATGTGTACAATGTGTAATCTTtcgtaacattaaaaatgtctttactgtcacttttgaccaatgtatcctagaagaaaaaaaaatgaattgctttcaactaaataattaaataataaatcttattcTGACCCTAACATTTAAACAGCAGTGTATTCTAAAGTGACAGAGCTGTACCTGTAACAGTTGTTATGGAACTTATTGTAGGACGAGAGGGTTATAAGACCACCCCATGCTgcagacagagagaagaaaatCTGTGTAGCAGCATCCTTCCACACCTAAAGTGAAAAGATTAAAGAAAGACCAGTTGAGGAAGAGAAATAATAAGCATTCTGGAGAAGaatatgtaacattttaccatctgatataataaataaaaacacaccatTCTTTTTATTACCTTGGCATCATTGAGTTTTTCCCATTTGGGTGTTATGAAATAAAGGATCCCAGAACCGGCTCCGGGCAGAGTAACCCCTCGGATCAACAGGATGACCAACACCACATAGGGGAACGTGGCAGTGAAATACACCACCTGAAAACAAGGTACATGTACACCACAACTACAAcatgtttgtaaaatataaaaagactTTTACTGACCAAACATCAGAAAGtaaaacatatatacaatatGTGTTTTTCTTACAAGCTTAGAAATCATTATTAACCTATCTAATATTTCTTAATCAGTAAACACACATTTACTCTGTGATACTGGGAATATTCCCATTTAGCTGCTAATCACTTACAATTTTGTCTAATGTTCCAGCCAAATGATAGAAACTCtgctaataaatataataaatgaccaAACCTGATTTTAGAAGCATAATTACTTGTCTTGACACCCACATTCACCAATACAACATCTGGACCGCAATTGAAACTTCAATAACATAATATGTTTATGTacaatacttgtattcagcaaagaGGCTTTTCACTGGACCCGAATGAGGCCTGCTGTGGGCTTCTTTCTTAATAGTACATAGAGGAGGAATAAGGAGAGAAAATAGTCAACATGTTTTCTTACCTTCCCTGAGGACTTGATCCCTTTAGCCAAAGAGGCATAAACAATAAGCCAGGCCAGAAAAAGACAAGCAGCCAAGGGCCAACGGATGTCACCTGGGTATTCAATACCCTTGGAAATATGCAACACATTATACCTGTCAAGAATGCAGAGTGATTAATATCCAACTAAGCTGAAAAATTACACACAGAAACATCTCTAAatacacagatagatagaaaagCACACTTACTTGAAATACTCCTCACTAGGGCTGACATAGGTTTTATTGTCCATTGTGACATTTAACAGTTTACTTAAATTCCCGACAGCATTTGCAGATAAACAGAATGTGGTGTTCTTGATTGATGTGATGTTTCTGTCCCTTAGTATACAGGAGTCTGGCCAGAAGAAACAATGACACAATTTGGAATGAACGTGGAAAAAGGTTCCTGTTGCTACCTAATTGAAAAACAGTCTTAAAACAAATTAAGGCctacacagttcacacacatacatctggAATACTGTACACAACGTCTTTGATTTGTGTGCACATTTAGTGGCGCTACTCAAACAGGCCACAAGGTGGCAGCGCATCTCACTGCGGCACTGCACCAACTCTTACAGTAAATTTGTCAAGCAAGCAGATTTTCTGCTGAATTCACCAAAAGCACGACATTGAGAAAAGCGTTTTAAAacgaattaaaatgtaaaaaatgtcagcaaattaaatcaattccataataaaacaccaaaaattttattcaaattagatTTTAAGCAAAACTCATTCTGATAAGTATagcaaacagcatttatttcactAATCGCACATTTCAGTGTGAcacaataattctaaataaaataaaaacacaaaacctaTTCTTAATGATGGTACTTTGAAGTTTCTTTAGCTGACAATAATCTGTTaagtcatgaaaaaaaagaacttttggCGCAATGGGGAGAAACAGAAAAGGATGACACTGAATAACCTAAATTTAGTGGTAGGCTACTTAATTCCTGAAATACAGGTTGCGCATTGCGCATTTTAGTTAGAAAAAAAGGGGTGTTGGGGGGTGGACTcacagggggagagagagagagagagagagagagagagagagagagagaagctcaTCCTTACCCAAAAGCAGCATGTCTTTGTCTTTGCACTCGACGGTGTTCCATTCATTTTTACAGGTGGCCCATGGCAGTGTCCCCTTCAACGAAGCGAACAGGTAGTACAATGTCCAGcacataataatattatagtatatggCTATCAAGACAGATATTATCAACATGGCAATCCCGCAACCTATAATAACAAAATGAAACCAGATAATAGAAATTACACTTAAAGCAGTCGGAAAGTCGATTACCAGTTCAGTGGAAACACTAATATGACACATTAGCACAAACAAACATTGCTCAAAACGGAGCATCAATTAATAAAGCACCGTCAGTTTACCTTGTAGAGCTGGGATCGCTTTCCATACTGATACCGGGCCTTGGCTGGCGAACTGACCCAAAGACACCTCCAACAAAAATATAGGTATACCGGCGAGGCCTAACATGATTAGGTAAGGTATCAAAAACGCACCTATACAAAAAGAGAGAACAGCTGCTATTTAAAAAGTCATGACGCGGGACCAGTGCGAACAATAAACACATTAAAGTTTGAATTTTTgattttcttatatttgtttcaattaaaataagcataatatataacaatatgacgaatgatattattttataatgttataataagaTAGGCTAAtggataataaacaaaaaaaaattaaacataacacaATAACACATATATAGCTACATTATTAATGTGTACAAATAATACCTAATAATAATCTTTCGTTGCCCTTATAATTCGTACATTAATATAAAATCCATGTAATTATAAAACGATTTTTTAATTctgtaacagaaaataaaattgcatCTAACGAAAGTTTGTATGCGTGTATTACTACGCATTGACATTCCGACTTGTTTTCGATACAACAAATCGATCtgtagcaaaacaaaaatatttcctaatattttctaatataatgcCCCTTGATTGTTTCTCACCTCCACCATTCTGGAAAGCAAGATATGGGAATCTCCACACATTTCCCAAACCCACAGCATATCCCACCATGGACAGGATAAAATCCAGTTTGTTGGACCAGTTCCCCCGGGCCTTATTCTCATctcctccatcatcatcatcatcctggaAGAACAGTCCGCTAAgtatttatgaatgaatttcGGCTGCTATACATTTTAACACGTTCAATTTTTAACGATCATGACAATCATCAGATTATGGGTCATTGTTATTATAGAggaatcaacttttttttttctcaaatacacaaaTGTTCCCCCAAAAACGTTTTGTCTCGTTTCCGAGACCTGGGAATAAAGGGGTCGCCCTTGGCTCTAATGAAACACCCCAAAGGGAATTGTAGCTTAAGAAGATTCTTATGTAACACATTATCCTGCAACACAACCAGTCATCAGAAACCAATCTCTGAGGACAATAAACCTCACTATTCACAGGCATACATGCAGAGCTCAGCATCTTCATTTCCAATTATAGAGCAAATGTTGTAACTCTTGatctgtgggggggggggttgtttcaTTGCAATGCAGTACTATCCTTATACATAGTCTACAGCATTTGATGTAACGTTAGGCTACTCAGGTTCCTCGACACATCCTCTAACTCGACCTGTTCGTGAGAACTGCTGTAATTACTTTGCTGTCAGAAAGAATCCGTATCACAGCTCAAATCTTTCCAGATTGGAAACAGATTTCGTTTGGGAGACTACACAACAATGTACTTTTGTCCAAAAACACTTTTATGACTAATATGAAAGCCATATATCACAACTGACAGTAGCCGTCTTTTACTCCTGAAACACATTGCATAGAATAGCTACATAATGGAACCTATCCCGTTATTCTATAAAGTAAAAACCGTGTAAATTAAGTTCAAACAAAAGGTTCGAACGTTTTAAATCAGACTACATATTTATATAAGCGCATATGTGTTTTAAACGTTTCATTAACGGTAAAATACTACGAAAAACTACAAGTTAGTCACAGCGCATTTTTACCTGTCGCCAAAGACGCCAGCGAATGGAGTTTGGCtaggaggtaaccatagcaacagtacgCCGCTCCAAATAACCGTCACCACGTCTCGCTAAGTGtaaatttaaatatcacaataaaaCGCTAAATACTTTTTAAACGTTTATAGTGCTTGCGGTTGCGCCAAATGACAGTTTCGCTTGAGTGAGACGAACCTCTAGTCCAAccttattatcattatcatttttaaaatatttttttttgtatttgtatttatttatttttttacaaacgtAAGTGGGTTAAATAAAGGTCGCGCGAACAAACTTCAAAACTGTGAGGATCGTAACGGACAAAGCTGCAGCTGGATTCCTTTGGTTTTACAATGCTCCGATACTTAAAATATCAAGCTTTTGTTTTTGCTCAAGACTCTCCCCGTTTGAAAGCTTTACGTTTGGGGGTGATTGGCTGATCTCAACCGGAATGAAACGTTCCTTAACCGTGCACTTACCCCGGTCACCGTGCCAGGAAGAACAGATGTATTGCCATCTGTACCCAGGATGATGGTGGTCTGGCTCATGGAGGTCCAGTCACCGCTGGTGTTGTTATGCTCCGCCGCGGTCCTTACAGCACTTTGGTTGTTAGACATGAAGTCCGACGTGGCTTTGCCGGTCGAACCATCCATTTTACCGTCGGAATCCTTGCGCACGGCAGAATTAACGGGAGCAAACGTGGGTCCAGGTGCGGCGTTTTTAAACGTCCCGTATGCTTTATTGGCTTCCATTTCGCACGGTTTATTTTCCGAAGGACAAAAAGTTTTCCGTTCGTTTACAGGCGGCGGTTGGGGCACCGGGTTCCCGTTCTCCGGTTTGTTAGTATTTGTAGCTCCAACCGCTCCCCCAGACGGCTGGGGCGGAATACTGTTTGACGGTTGTCTCAACATTTCCCCGTGCTCAGAAAAATCCTGCAACGTTAAATACACATTAGACAGGATCAGTATAACTAACGCAACCTAACAATTACTGCTAACTCACGACTAGTGACCCAACATTTTTACAGAAACCTACCCCTAGGCAAAATGTTCACGCTATCATACTGAAAAATCTCTGGACATGTCGCTATCATCACGGACGGTAGCTGTTTGCTTCTAACTTTTACCAttagagaaagcaattttgtacCTCCTGTCATTCAACCCCGGCACATCCCCTGCTTTTATGGGCAATAGACAAGCTGCCGGTCTCGGCCGCTGTCATTCAACCCCGGCACATCTCAGCaacgtgcacaggtagggctcaacctgtgcagagcactGCCCTttttttgcccttacactccgaagtgcccttgtttttttggtggtgtttttttttttttttttaatcaatccacagctattggtcaccctttacgtctgtctgtctgcaaatatttagcaaatgaaagttcttcTTATTCGATTttcctcaagctgtcagtaagctgataactccgccccctttatattcattgaatcaactgaagttccacagcagccgcacatatcttgttgtttgaataagtaatactaaacactatgtcttgctcatattttattatttgatgtctgactgactcactgactgagacatgttgagagagagggctagcatttgccatcgGTCATACGGCCAACACTTAAATAGCTGTTTGAAAAACTtctatatagctacaaaaactagttttataacctgtagatgaaaatgtaatgtgaggcgccgtcgccgttttaatgacggacaaaaaaacattcacatttgcacacattcgctggCGCAAAACTATATATGATaaagtaatacaacaacatataatttgtttttaccatcggaaaatcaAAGATCACCtcatttcttctttgatttaattattaacatttttacgcctctttatattttatcatgcagaatgtaattcataTTCCTCCAAGGCTTCATTTTCAAAAACAGCCCGGCAATTTTACATAACCctatttgctgtttatttatgGGCAATAGACAAGCTGCCGGTCTCGGCCGAGGCTTTCCCCCCCTGCGGCAGGTCCACccagtatcaaatttttgccCGGTGTAAGTGGTGCAGTGCAAAGTTTCTTATAATGCCCGGGTGCTTAAAAAACagtttgtcaaaaatacttgactcaaCATTACATAACATGTTAACAATTACATCGCACCATATGGAGAGGGACACCAATGTCAAGCACATGGCTCACAAATCCTTTTaggtttaaaaaatcataaattgatttttaaatcataaattacttttaaaattagttgaaatatgttatttatttattttataatagaaaatgGAACATTACACCAACAATTACATCGCACCATAGGAGTAAGTGTGCAGTGCAAAATGCAAAcgaaaaaaagaatagaaaagttttagatttgtaaatttattattttttttgtcgtGATTTAATACTTGTGTTAATgttataattttgtgaaataggcTAATGTTGTTGAAACGCATGATGTGTTAATAAGGTTTCTGTAAAGTTTATGGAGAATGTTTGTTTATTGACACTttgtcttaaaaataatttattag
Coding sequences:
- the LOC109109417 gene encoding sodium- and chloride-dependent glycine transporter 2-like isoform X2; the protein is MDFSEHGEMLRQPSNSIPPQPSGGAVGATNTNKPENGNPVPQPPPVNERKTFCPSENKPCEMEANKAYGTFKNAAPGPTFAPVNSAVRKDSDGKMDGSTGKATSDFMSNNQSAVRTAAEHNNTSGDWTSMSQTTIILGTDGNTSVLPGTVTGDDDDDGGDENKARGNWSNKLDFILSMVGYAVGLGNVWRFPYLAFQNGGGAFLIPYLIMLGLAGIPIFLLEVSLGQFASQGPVSVWKAIPALQGCGIAMLIISVLIAIYYNIIMCWTLYYLFASLKGTLPWATCKNEWNTVECKDKDMLLLDSCILRDRNITSIKNTTFCLSANAVGNLSKLLNVTMDNKTYVSPSEEYFKYNVLHISKGIEYPGDIRWPLAACLFLAWLIVYASLAKGIKSSGKVVYFTATFPYVVLVILLIRGVTLPGAGSGILYFITPKWEKLNDAKVWKDAATQIFFSLSAAWGGLITLSSYNKFHNNCYRDTLIVTCTNSATSIFAGFVIFSVIGFMAHELKVPIESVADEGPGIAFVVYPEALTRLPLSPFWAIIFFLMLLTLGLDTMFATIETIVTSVSDEFPKYLRKHKPLFTLVCCLSFFVLGFPMITESGMYMLQLVDTFAASYSLVIIAIFELIGISYIYGLQRFCEDIEMMIGFQPNKFWRICWAFVTPTILTFILALSLYQWKVMTYEDYTYPTWSMVLGWLMVICSVIWIPIMFVIKMHIAPGSLIERLKLVCSPQPDWGPFLMKHRGERYKNMIDPLGTNSLGLKLPPKDFQLSAQYQ
- the LOC109109417 gene encoding sodium- and chloride-dependent glycine transporter 2-like isoform X1, with protein sequence MDFSEHGEMLRQPSNSIPPQPSGGAVGATNTNKPENGNPVPQPPPVNERKTFCPSENKPCEMEANKAYGTFKNAAPGPTFAPVNSAVRKDSDGKMDGSTGKATSDFMSNNQSAVRTAAEHNNTSGDWTSMSQTTIILGTDGNTSVLPGTVTGDDDDDDGGDENKARGNWSNKLDFILSMVGYAVGLGNVWRFPYLAFQNGGGAFLIPYLIMLGLAGIPIFLLEVSLGQFASQGPVSVWKAIPALQGCGIAMLIISVLIAIYYNIIMCWTLYYLFASLKGTLPWATCKNEWNTVECKDKDMLLLDSCILRDRNITSIKNTTFCLSANAVGNLSKLLNVTMDNKTYVSPSEEYFKYNVLHISKGIEYPGDIRWPLAACLFLAWLIVYASLAKGIKSSGKVVYFTATFPYVVLVILLIRGVTLPGAGSGILYFITPKWEKLNDAKVWKDAATQIFFSLSAAWGGLITLSSYNKFHNNCYRDTLIVTCTNSATSIFAGFVIFSVIGFMAHELKVPIESVADEGPGIAFVVYPEALTRLPLSPFWAIIFFLMLLTLGLDTMFATIETIVTSVSDEFPKYLRKHKPLFTLVCCLSFFVLGFPMITESGMYMLQLVDTFAASYSLVIIAIFELIGISYIYGLQRFCEDIEMMIGFQPNKFWRICWAFVTPTILTFILALSLYQWKVMTYEDYTYPTWSMVLGWLMVICSVIWIPIMFVIKMHIAPGSLIERLKLVCSPQPDWGPFLMKHRGERYKNMIDPLGTNSLGLKLPPKDFQLSAQYQ